ACAAACGCTCGCTAACCGGTCTCATGCGGTGGTCCGAGCTATCGAAACTTTCCCGCTGGTTTCTGGCAACTGGGCTGGGAATCGTCGCTGCTTTTGCCGCCATTGCCGTGCTAGTGCCGCTATTGGCTGGGTGGGGCTGGATTCAAGATCCGACCGAAGCTCTTAGCAATCCAATTAATGCTGCCCCAAGCACTGCCCATTGGTTCGGGACAACGCGCCAAGGCTACGACGTATTTGCACGAACGCTGTTCGGGGCGCGGGCAGCGCTGCGCGTAGTAGCAGCAGCAACAATTCTGAGTGCGTTCGCGGGCGTACCGCTCGGGTTGCTGGCGGGTTATCTCGGCGGGCGACTCGACAAGTTCTTGCTGTTCTTGATGGACACGATCTATACGCTACCGGGGTTGTTGCTATCAATTACTCTGGCGTTCGTCGTCGGGCGCGGCGTGCTTAATGCGGCGATCGCCGTCAGCATATCGTACGTACCGCAGTATTTCCGGGTGGTGCGCAACCATACCGTCAGCGTTAAGACCGAGTTGTTTGTAGAAGCAGCGCGCGCTCTTGGTGCCAGTCCGTCGCGAGTCCTGTCACGCTATCTATTCGGCAACGTGGTGCAAAGCGTGCCGGTACTGTTCGCGCTGAATGCCGCCGACGCGATCCTGATTCTCAGCAGCCTCGGGTTTCTCGGTTTGGGGTTGCCTGAAGACGTTCCCGAATGGGGCTACGCGCTTAAGGAAGCCCTGGATGCGCTGCCGACAGGGGTGTGGTGGGCGGCATTCTTTCCCGGTTTGGCGATCGCGTTGCTAGCAGTCGGGATGGCACTCCTCGGCGAAGGCTTGGGCGAGTTATTTCACGAGCGCCATTAAGCAATTACAACGAGTCGGGTAAGACGAGCCGATAGAATGCGTCTAGAATTCGGGTCACTGAGACAGCGCTGCAAGTGCAATGGCCAATCTATCCTTTTAGCGCTTGAGGAGACGGTTCGGACTTTTCGAGCCCGAACGAACGGGCGTCGAGACTTACCCAGTGGAAATCGTCTGAACTCTCTCTTCCTTTCTAAACCATCACAAAATTACCACTCGCCGCCTGCGCGATCGCCAAACCCAAGCCAGACAATACATCAGCAGGAAACCTCCAAACTGGCATTAACTTGAATACTGCCTCAGGAGGCGGGAAATGTGCGAGTCGCTCGCTCGTGGCGACGGACGCGGCAGGGGGTGCTCGATGCCCTCGCGATCGCAGCAGAGCACGGGGATTTCGTATTGGTAAACCTCAAACCATTCCGCGCGGGTCGTGATGTCGCGCATCTCGAGTTCGAAGTCCAGATCTCCGACACCAGCCAAGCGTTCGAGCTTTTCCTGCAGCCCTTCACATAGGTGGCAGCCGGGTTTGGAGTACAAAATCAATTTCATGGCTGCTGTTTTCTTTGCCGCCCTTGCTTTGGAATCAGACCAGATGCGATTGCACGCCCTCCCGATCTTAGATCGTTGAATGACCGCCGTCAGGCTCGTTTGCTGTCCCTAGGTGCCGGCGATGCTCCCAAGCCGCAAGCATCGAGGCGACGAAATAGTCGACGTAAGCCCCATACAGCCGAGCCGTACCACCAGCGAATGGCTGGCAAATGACCGAGCGGCGCGCCTGCATCGTAAGTTAAGTGCTGGTGGGGGAGCCACGCGCCAGACCGGAACCACCCCAATCGATCGCCGAATTTGTAGTACGTCGGCTCGTACAAGTCCTGCCAAATCCGCAGCTGTACGCTGAAGCCAAAGCGATCGCCGGAATGCTCCGCCCACAGCTCGTCGATCGCGCGCAGTTCCACACAGGGGAAGAGGTCGATCTCTTCCCCTTCTAGCCAAGTTCGCCGCACGGCTTTCCCCGCCTCTAACAGCAGTCGGTGCGTTTCCTCGTTAGCCCGATGCCAGTTGCCAGCCTCCAGGGCCGCGCTCAACGGCGTGCAATCGATGGCCAGCAATGCCGGCTCGGATTCGATCGCGTCGAAGCGTAAGTCAAAGCCTAAAGCATCCACGGTATCGAAGACAAACGTCGAATCTGACGACTCGACCGGTTCCTCAGGCACGGCATTGGGGGCGGCTGGCTGGGCCGCTGGAGCAACGGTCGCGGGCTCCGGTGTCGGTTCCGGTTGCGCGAACTGCGGGGCATAGGGATAGAGCTGCCGCAAGTCATCGAGCACGGCACGTGCGTTGGGATAGCGCTTGCTAATCGCTTCTGCCAGCATCCTGTTGAGGACGAACTCCAGCTGTCGCGAGATCGGACGATTTAGATAGCCTTGCCAAACCCAAGTAGCAGCATCGTGACTGTAAAGGTCGAAGGGCGGCACACCCGTTAGCAGATAAATGCAGGTAACGCCAAGACCGTAGACGTCGCTAGCCAAGGTGGCCCGACCGCGCATCTGTTCCGGCGCGACATACTCTGCCGATCCGATGGACGTGCCTGCTTGCATCAAGGACCCTTCAGTCAAGATTTTTGCCGCTCCGAAATCAACGAGGGCAATCCGCCCGTCCCGATCGCGGATCAAGTTTTCGGGTTTGATATCGCGGTGAATGACTTGCCGGTCGTGGATGTAACTCAAGACCGGCAACACCTGACCGAGCAAGTCAAGTAAATCTGACTCACGCGCGCGCACGATGCGGACGAGCCAGTTTGCTAAATTCTCGCCCTCGACCCAAGCCTGCACCAAGTATTGATACTCACCTTCGGCAAATGTATCGTAAAGTTCGGGGATTTGAGGGTGAGCGCCCAAGCCTGCCAAAAACCGAATCTCTTTAGCAAAAAGTGCCGTTGCTAACTCCCGCCGTTCTCCCAATAGCGATTGCGGAAAACACTGTTTGACGACGCAAGCCCGTTCTGGTTTGACGCCAATATCGACCGCCAAAAACGTCCGCCCGAATCCACCTTCGCCCAACACCCGAACAATGCGATAGCGTCCGGCAAGCAGCCGCTCGAGGAAATCCGCCGCGCGAACGTGTCGTGAATCAAATAAGGGTTTTAGCCCCTCGGCATCGGTCATTACATGCCTGCACTCTCTACCGGGAAACCGCCTTTCGCACCAAAAAGCAACAGAAATTTACAGAGATTCACACGAATTCGTAATAGTTTGCTAGTTGGACCAGTGCGGTTACCTGACTGGAAAAACGAACGCCAGCCTCCGCGCAAATTATGAAACTTAAGTAAGGATTTGCTATGTTCGCGCCTGCGGGACTGCTGCGCTAGTTAAGCTAAAGATACGCATCAATACAGCATTCATCTCTATACATGATGACGGCAGCAATTCAACGCAACCAAAACATTGGAAGCTGGCAAGCACTACTCCTTTTGATTCTTGGACTCTGGCTTGGCGGTAGTTTGATGCTCGATTTGTTGGTAGTCCCTTGCCTCGCGACAGAAGGCATGATGGAAGCAACGGGTTTTGCCAGCGTAGGGTACGCTCTGTTCGGGACGTTCAATCATGTCGAGCTGGTCGCAGCCGCAGCAGTTTTGACCGTTATCTGGGCACTGCACCGGCAATCTGCACCGCAAACCAGCTCGCTAGCAATTGCGTCAGTCCTTTTGGGCTGCGTGCTGCTTAGCACCTACATTCTGACGCCGCAGATGAGCGCTACAGCTATGTCCCTCGACTGGTTTGCAACCGATCCCTCCATGCCTGCGGCAATGGTGCCCTTGCATTGGGGATACTGGTCGGCAGAAATCGTGAAGCTTCTCGGCGGTGCCTTTTTACTGGGTCGCTACTGCCAGGCGATCGCCAGTCCGGTCCGGACGGCAACGTCTTAACCGCTTACTCCTGAGGTCAATCCATACCGGCCCGTTACGCTCCTTCTGTGCAAGGAGCGTTTTTTTATTCCCAGTTTTACCCCGATTGTTTCACCAACACCCTATACCAACACTAGGAAGTACTGTGACAGTTGAAAGCCTGAATTCCTCCCTCCTCAAGCCTGGATTGTTCGCGAAGATTTTGACGAAGCCTCAAACCCTTGCTCTGACTAGGCTCCAATCTACGTGTATAGGAACGCACTGTCAATGAGCGAAAAAGTCTGCAAGCGCTGCAGGGCAATAAATTTAGCGTCTCCTCATCAGAGTTCATGAATAACTCAGGCTAGGGATTTTTCGCTCAATCTGTTGTAAGCATTGGGCATATTGGTCTTTCCAGTCAGCTCCGATCCATGATGGAAGGGACTGATATGACATCCTGAAAAGTCTGATTGCTAGAGGAAAAGCAGAATTCGACTGCAGGAACTTGCGTCTGAAATCGCTCAGAAGCGGAATGGAATGGTCAGACCGACCCCGACGGCCAGGTCCTTATCACGCACGCGTAGGTTGTGAAAAGTGGAGCCGCCGACGCGGTTGGTGAGATAAAACTCCAGCAGCCATGGTGCAGTGGCATCGGCTGGCGAGTTGCCGAAGAAGGTGGAAATATCCCAACGCAGGCCCAACGAGTATGGAACTTGGTTGCCGAGCCGATTGCCATCAAACCCGTTGCCCAGATCGGTAAAGTTTGCTCCCACTTCAGCGATCAAGTCGAGATTGCGCGCAACTGGGTAGGAGCCGCCTAAGTTGAAACCGGCAATATCCGCCCCACCCTGCTGCACGAAAGCAACAATGGGCGTGAACCAGACTGCAGCGTCGTTGGCAAACTGATAGTGCAGCGGCAGCGAAAGTGTCGCGATGTATAGCTGCCCTTCATCGAAATCGTCTTGATTGATGAGGAACCCTGGAATGCTTTTGCTGAGTCCGCGGTCGTCAAATTCGTCGCGGTTGTTGTTGAAGAAGTTGACGAACGGCTCGTTGGTAATACCGAGGGTCAGCGCGAGGCTAGCAGTGAGTGGGTCGCCAGCCTGTTGGTCGAGAACGCGCAATTTGCCGCTGATGCCTTGTTCGGATTCGTCAACCTCCCCGGAAATAAGGTCGAGATAAATCCCGACTTCGAGGTCGCGAACGGGTGTGTAGCGCAGTGCTGTCAGGAAGCCTTGACTGCCGCCTCCCAAATTAATTGCAAACTGACCGCTCGGCAAGACGCTGCCGTCGAAGAAGGCAAAACCGCCATTGCGTGGATCCGTGGGATCTTCAGGAGTGCTATCGAAACTATCGGAGTAACGTCGATTTCCAGCGAAGAAGCTGGGCAGAAAGGTTAGGTTCGCCCCAACCGCAGCATATTCTTTATCTGCTGTTAGCGATAGCGGGCCGGTTGTGCCGAGGGTATTGGTTGCATATAGGTCGAGTGCAACGTTCGGATTAACCAAATAGCGCAATCCAGCATTAAAAGCAATTGTCTTTGAGGGGTCGCCCGAATCGCGATCGATCGCGTTATTGCCGGTTACCGGCACGAATGCATCGGCAAACAACAGAATACTGCGATTGACGCGGAACGACGTGGCACCAACAACACCGAAAGTGGTTCCGAACTCTTCATCCGAATCCGGTGGTTGGTGCAGGTGCATGGCATTTTCGCTCGGGAAAAACGCCACCGTCGGCGAGACGGTCAGCCGCCAACGATCGCGATCTCCCAGGCGTGCTGTTAGAGGAAACTGCAGCGATGGCACGACCGACTCGTCCGTGCGCTCCTCAACCGTGAAGCCGCGACTATTGGTGAATCGGATGGGGCGACTGCCAAAGGACACGGCTAGCACGCCACCGAGCGCGAGCGACTCATCGCTGTTATCCCAAATCCGGTACTGTGTTTCGACAGTAAGTTCCTGGAATTCCGAAAAGAAAAAGTTGCTTTCGTCGGGATCGCGGATCGCGCGAAACTCGCCCTGATCGCCGGGAGATGCGGTATCGAGTCGCTGAAACTCCAGATTGAGCTCGAAATCATCGATGACGCCCCAGGTGAAGCCAAAGTTGGGATAGGCTGGCGTTCCGCTAACGACATCGTCAGGTATGACAAAGAGGCGGTTGCGAACGTTGAAGGAGAAGTCGCCGCGAGCGTACTGCTCGGCAGTTGGCTGACCGGGAGCTTGATAGAGCGGGCTAGCTGCCGCGGGATCGACTCCCTCGCGGGACTCGGCCGCGAGGGAGTCGATCGCTGCTGCTTCTGCAGCCGCTGCTTCAGCCGCGCTCTCGCGTTCGGCGGCCTCCGCTTCTTGCCGCGCCGCCGGAGTCAGGGCAATGGGCTCGCGGACGCGATCGGCACGGACGAGGCCGATCGCGGAGTTACGCATCACCACATCCCAATCGGGCGAATCGGGCGCGACGCTGAGGTCGAACTGAACGGCGCTTCCCCCGGCGGCTGTCGCAGTTAACGTTCGATAGGAAACGCGTCCGACGCCGAGAGCGGTGAGGTCGATCGACTCAGCCGGTGGGAACCCGGGTGCCAGCTTTACCCCGCGTAATTCCAAGCGCACGCGGGTGCGGTCGGGCGATCGCCACGCGCGTGCTTCCGCCACTTCCCCCTCGACGACGAGCGTCATGCCGTTCTCTTCCACGCGCCAATCACGCAAGAGTGCTGATTGCAACGCTGTTGGGGGAGGGACGAAGGGAACCTGCCCGGTTTCTTCGGCGGCGATCGCCTCGCGGATCGGTTCGGTTGCCGGTTGAGACTGCTGTTGACGAGGGATGGATCCGCGCCTGCCATCTTTGCGGATGAGTGCGATCCCGCGCTCGGTTGTTATTACGTTCCAATCGGGCGAATCGGGCGCGACGCCGAAGTCGATCTGTACGGCACTGCCAGCAACAACCAGGGTTCGGTAGGAAACGCGGCTGACGCCGAGAGCTCTCAAGTCGATCCTCTCGGCAGGGGTGAAACCCGCAGCTAATTCCGTACCGCGAAGCTCTAGTCGCATGCGGGTGCGGTCGGGCGATCGCCACGAACGCGCTTCCATCACC
The sequence above is drawn from the Rubidibacter lacunae KORDI 51-2 genome and encodes:
- a CDS encoding serine/threonine-protein kinase, coding for MTDAEGLKPLFDSRHVRAADFLERLLAGRYRIVRVLGEGGFGRTFLAVDIGVKPERACVVKQCFPQSLLGERRELATALFAKEIRFLAGLGAHPQIPELYDTFAEGEYQYLVQAWVEGENLANWLVRIVRARESDLLDLLGQVLPVLSYIHDRQVIHRDIKPENLIRDRDGRIALVDFGAAKILTEGSLMQAGTSIGSAEYVAPEQMRGRATLASDVYGLGVTCIYLLTGVPPFDLYSHDAATWVWQGYLNRPISRQLEFVLNRMLAEAISKRYPNARAVLDDLRQLYPYAPQFAQPEPTPEPATVAPAAQPAAPNAVPEEPVESSDSTFVFDTVDALGFDLRFDAIESEPALLAIDCTPLSAALEAGNWHRANEETHRLLLEAGKAVRRTWLEGEEIDLFPCVELRAIDELWAEHSGDRFGFSVQLRIWQDLYEPTYYKFGDRLGWFRSGAWLPHQHLTYDAGAPLGHLPAIRWWYGSAVWGLRRLFRRLDACGLGASPAPRDSKRA
- a CDS encoding ABC transporter permease, encoding MRWSELSKLSRWFLATGLGIVAAFAAIAVLVPLLAGWGWIQDPTEALSNPINAAPSTAHWFGTTRQGYDVFARTLFGARAALRVVAAATILSAFAGVPLGLLAGYLGGRLDKFLLFLMDTIYTLPGLLLSITLAFVVGRGVLNAAIAVSISYVPQYFRVVRNHTVSVKTELFVEAARALGASPSRVLSRYLFGNVVQSVPVLFALNAADAILILSSLGFLGLGLPEDVPEWGYALKEALDALPTGVWWAAFFPGLAIALLAVGMALLGEGLGELFHERH
- a CDS encoding glutaredoxin family protein; the protein is MKLILYSKPGCHLCEGLQEKLERLAGVGDLDFELEMRDITTRAEWFEVYQYEIPVLCCDREGIEHPLPRPSPRASDSHISRLLRQYSS